Within Hydractinia symbiolongicarpus strain clone_291-10 chromosome 11, HSymV2.1, whole genome shotgun sequence, the genomic segment ctattataTACCaatccttagagttccagccccgtttacgcagtttgtctgatcaactattcttacggccattaataaagagttttggcatagttttacagctggatgcccttcctagcgccaaccgttcacagaccggactgggtgttttttaaagtgacaccatcactatgtggcatttcatgggacttccacaatcgcccctttaaactaaggtatggtggaggacgttcaactcctctcttgtctcttaaagagaccCTTCACCTTAACCCTTCACCATCACCATCTTGACCTTCACCTTAACCCTTCACCATCTTGTTTAACATAATCTCATAATGAGACATTTAGCGTATTCTGTCCGTATTTTATGTGATGATTATTTAAACAAACAGCTCTTACGACAATCTGGCAGCCTTCTCATAAATTTATGGTTTAGACTATAAGCTATCCCTAAAAAAACTTCGCATAAATGCTTATGAATTGGGCGGATATTTGTGCAGGGTCTAGCACAAAAGGAAGCGGCTGAAATGTCCTAGTTTGTTTCAATTTTGTGATGTGTTTATTTCAATGTGTGATCCACTGGAATCTTTTTTATTGCCCAAAAGTATGCacaacattaacaaaaattggtGAAGCGAATCAACAAAAATGATCTATGGAGGAGAGAGCATACACTGCAtgaacattgttcttaaaaaacACCAGCCTGTCTACTAGTttctattttagccttgttttttatttagtgattGATTACAAAGATAACAATTTGATAAAATGTCAACCCCACCATGCAtaaatcttttcactgttttgtaaaatatatacaCAACTTTCGGTACTGGTGAAATTGATAATATGGTAAACTCCAGACTTAAAACTGAGGATATTGTGTCAAGAGAGAAAACTGATAAGAAAAGTGAATTCACATCTTTGATGGTCACGTAAGGCAGTATATTTCGGTCCATTGcaactgctttttcttttttaactgaTCCAAAACAATAGGTAAGCTGTTATAACTCGAGCTCAAGCATCTAACAGTTATTCTGTGGTGTTAACTAGTTCTTTTGGAATTCTGTATTATTCCATTTCACTACTTTAATATTCTGATTTATACAGAGagaaaaatgataaaacaaaatgaatatatatgtatataaaggTTTTAATATTTCAACATGATTTTTTTGCATATGTTTATTTGTATGCATCTACTTTACCTTTTTaactgttatatatatatattatatacttttCGTCATGGAAAATACTTTTGAAGTTCCTTCTAAGGCTTGTTTAGAAGGttcaaattttaatattttttcgttCCCCAACTGTAAAAAAGTAGGCAATATTTTTAGGCAATCTATTCATTTGATTTGTATAAGGAGGGAAGGAGAAACCTTTGATTTGTGAGGagtttgttatatatatatatatatatatatatatatatatatatatatatatatatatatatatatatatatatatatatatatatatatatatatatatatatatatatatatatatatatatatatatatatatatatatatatatatatatatatatatatatatatatatatatatatatatatatatatatatatatatatatatatatatatatatatatatatatatatattcgaaCACAAATTTCTTTATCCAGTTATTCCACAAAGGATATATATATGAACACAAATTGTAGCTATAGGAATAACCAACAAGATAAATGACTACATCAAGAATTaagtaaaaagattttattatttaaaattttcgtcaGTTCATCGACTGACTTCTTCAGTATCGCTtacaatcaaattttaaaaaataaaattttaaataataaaatctttttacttAATTCTTGATGTAGTCATTTATATATGTGCATAATTCCTAAAAATATTTGTCTCTCaactttttttgacaatttagAGTGTTTAAAATGACAATTTAACTTTCATGGGCACTGAATGATGTACCATTATCACAAAAAGATTCTTGTGAATCTCAATTTATACAGATGTTGTTTATACAATGCACAAAAGCAATGTTTTTCACTGGAAAATTCGAGAACACAACAGAAAGAAATAGACCTGTCACCTGGTTCTAAATGTTCTTCAGAAACCTTAACAAATCGTAAATTTATCCCAATTACCAGGCGAACGTTGATACGCAAAGTAGGTGCACAAAGTTATTTAGTTCATGAAGATGAAAAGGAGAAGTTTGATAAGCTTGTTGCTGGTTTAGAATCTGCTTTGTCCCAGAATTTTCATGGTGTTTTGTCAGATCTAAAGGTGAGAGCATTTGAATCATGGTTGCAGGAATGCTTTATATATAAACATCCACATACCTTAAGGTAACAAATTATGTGCGTAAGTGATGCTTgtgaagttttattttttgaatctgATTTCTGTGGATTAAGTTCTCCAATGTTTCTGCAAAAATCTGCACTTCTTTATGCGCAACAATTTCTaactgtgattttttttaaagccatgtagttcattgtttatttaaaaaaaacctcgATTTTCAACCTCTAAAGCGTAAATAGTCTTGAATAAGCTTATGTATTTATATGTAATTAATTCcattattgtaattttttttagcaactTTATGATCCTCTCAATCCTGACAAAGAGACTATGATAGCAATGCACATTGGTCCAAAAGAACGTTTAGATAATGAATTCCGACTCTTGGAAAAATTGTCAGTTCAACTGCAAAATGCAAATTTCCAGGAACTTTCAAGAGAACATATTTCATATGCACTAGCTGAGCATCCTGTTTATGAAGGTGTTTTAGTCCATGTCGATATGAAGAACTATGACGTACTTCGTTTCTGGGTTTTGAGTGAGGATGAGATGCCATTAGTTTCAAATAGCTGGACAGATCGTGTAAGAAACTTCATAAATGTGCGAGTTAAAAAATGGCCCAAAACTGTGCGAACCTATAAGCGCGTTGTTTTAGCTGTGCGTACTAAAAAGCAAAACAAGCTGATGCTGAAAGCTTTCAAAGACATTCCAAAGAACGGACTAGAATACTTTTTACCAGaaggcaaaataaaaatgtctaAATACGACAAAGGTTTTATTGCAACAACAGTGTCTATTggtgttttaagtatttttgtgaaaattctATCAGCTCTTACCGAGTATTATGTCTCATGGACTTACGCTGTGGGAGGTATTACAGGCTTGCTCGCATTGAGGTCATGGAATGCGTACAAAAATAAACGTAACAAGTATTTAATCAATTTATCTAAGTCATTGTATTTCAAAAGCATTGCAAACAACCGAGCTTTGTTGACATTAATAGTAGACCGGTCTGAAGATGAAATACTCAAATCAATCTTGCTGGCGTATACTTTTATAAGAATGGAGAATTCTCTAAAAGGTAATCGTTGTTcatatttcttctttttgaaatGTTTAATTACTATGTGTCTTCTATTGTTTATAGAAAAATGTTTGCCTTGAGAGAATTAATTGTTGTTCGAATAAATTATTGTGAATTGTTTTTTGCAGTACAATAGCTCTATAGAAGGATAAGTTCTATGAAACTTATTTATTCAAAGGGAGGAAAGGTTGTTGTGTTTCAAGATGTTTTgatacaaaaataacacaagaaaaatttcatCATAACATTAAATACACGTAAtacttttttcaaagtaataaCTTTTGTCTAAAACTATATTTAAAACAGTAAAACATTATTCTATTCTGATAAAGatgtttatttcaaaatatgataaataaaattacactTAGACAATCACAGGAGGCACAGTTTAGCATTCTCTTGCTTCGTTAATTTAGAATGTGTTTGTTCACATTCCCGCGGAGTTGCGTCACACAAGTTAGTAATTTAACGAACACTGTCATGGCGGCGACCGTAGGACTATGTTGACCTTTAATATCTTGGGACCAtagctaaaaaatataaaaaaattaacagtttACATTCATGCCATAATGAACATTTTAAGCACAACTTGTTATTAATCGTTACTACTTCTCCTTTAAGGTAATTATATACACCCCAAGAAACTAAACCGTGGCATACGACGAATAGTATTAAGCAACTTCAGTTCTGTACGAATATAAGCACGAGTAACACCAAAAAATATACTTCTTGCGAAAATGGAAAGAGACATACtttgaaaacaaaagaaatataattcCAAGTAAAGAAAACTACACTAATCTCTTTGTTGCACACATATTTTAAGCAAGCGAGGAAGCAACCATTAAGCAACTTAGATATAGAAGTGGACTAGAAAATAAGCAACTTGAGATCCGACCAAATTTAGTAGTTGTTTATAAAAAGAATTATGTATTTTCTTCTGCAGCTGCTTCTGTGCAAGCTACGACTTCAGAGATAGATGTTGCTACGATGGTCACAGTTAATGAGTTGAAGAACGCAATAGACAGTTGGATGAAGAACAGATTTAACATTGATGTTGACTTTGATGCACAGCTTGCTTTGAAGCATTTGGAGGAATTCGGCTTGTTAAAAGTTCGAAACCTTGGTAAGTTTACGCGCGCTTTTGTGATCcagctttttttttctatacttTATTAGATGATCCTCAAACATTCACAGTTTCAATGGATTTATTAAAACTACTTTCAGTATTAATTAAAGAGAATTAATTAATGCTTCCTGGGCTTCAAAATAAGTGCCGTATTTTCTTCTTTgaatgtgtgtgtgtgtgtgtggaagGGAAGGCAGTTCACGAACATCTCGCTTATACCCTGCGGAAGTTCATTCGCAAAAACATAATATTGTAGAATGTTTGTTTGGTAACGAATTCGGTAAAATAAATTCTGCAAATTTCACTTCGACCGAAATGAGGTAACATAAATTCAGTCTCACTTTTTGCATTATAACCCCAAAGGAAATCAACTTCGGTCTTTTTGAAGAAAATGACATTTCACTGCTTGGTAATATCCTTGTGTATAAAGACCAGATGCAGTAATCACATGGCATAAGGCATGACTTCGCCATGAAGTTTTACTTTACCAAAGTCATTGTAACTGCGCATGTGCAGTAATCACATGGCGTATGGGATGACTTCGCCATGAAATTTTACATTACTCCATTGAAATGAAATCTCGTGTAAACACGACAACATTTCTCTttagtttaaaatttcaattcGCCTAAAGTTAAGTGAAAGGGTTATATCAATGCCTCCTTACCTTAATttcaatattgccttttgtttcttaattcgacgcgaaatatttcgaaatgtgccattcgcgaaattaaatcatCAAGAAATAAATTCTTCGTGATTTTTTTGACCTCGCGAAATTAAGTTCATGTGAAAATGAATCCCCTTAAGGTAATAAATACTCGTTTATTAATAGATCTATAATTGTTGACTCTTACCTTTAGGTAAAAACGTGCATCTCTCTGTGCCGTCATTGGATAAAGCTATAGAGTTATTACCTGCCCCTGAACTGTATGATAATCGCGAAGAAGAACTAGAGATTGAAGATATATTTCCTGAAAATGATTTAGAAATTCTGGATATgagtgaaaaaagaaaacagctgAACGCAGAGAGTGGATCGCTTGGGTGGAAGTAAATTCATTGATAAAAACCGTGcaggattttaaaaatttataatttaataTCTAAAATTGTTTAACTGAAGGCTTATTTAAGACTTGCTGTCTACAATACTTCCGCGCCTATCCTAATTATCTTTAAATCACAAtatataaaacctttttttattagtCATAAAGTTAAACCAGATCGAAATCCTACGACCGTgatcagaaatttttttttgacaaatccACATTTTGTGGCGTTtctgttaaaatgaaataacatAAATATCAAAGAAATGTTTATTcacaatgtaattttttttaaaggcacaaacattttcttgtttcGTCTTGGTGTTTCTTGACTTTAAAACAATCAGACGAACAACTTGAGGATCCTAAATTTGCTTTCTTCTTGAAACGTTTAGAAATACAACCAATTTAGTAGatggaaagtttaaaaatacaaacaatCTTGAAGTACAACCATTTTAGCTGATGGAATGTCTAGAAGTACAAGTTTTCATCTGCTAGTAGCCCCCGGTGAATTACCCCTCAGTAAATTGCCCCCTGGAGAATTACCCCCGGAGAATTGCCACTTGGAAGATTGCTCCCCAATAAAATgatttgtacttttttttaaagaatcgaATCAggaatataatttttgttacgTGTTCAGCCTggaattgttcttattttgttcttatattttttagccATTCCCAGCCTTTTActgctataaaaatattttaataaaaaaaaagtctacttttttctaaaaagatatgtattttctttttaaaacacagTTTTTCACAATGCTACAAAtgataaatctaaaaaaaataggaCAATCATCATTCAAACGAAATAACACGTCTTTTATAgcaataaaagagacaaattgGCGAAACAAacgtatttaaaaattagtataAATGCTAAACTAAATACAATGTACAAAGTATTACAAAGCCAAGCAATGCGTAGGTATTCCATGATACGACGATTGGGGTGTAGTCATCTACGATATGATGTTAAAGTATCGAAACACGAACAATAGCCACATCTATTTGCATAATAGGCGATATCGAAAAATTGAAGATCAGATGTCAAATAAGATTTACACCATAAGAGTCATATAATATTTTCAATATTGTAGCTTATATTACGAAAATGAATGATGCGCACCGAGGCATAGCAACAAAATGGTCAAAGTAAAGCAGTGTTTAATTTCAGCAATTCTAATTTCGACAAATTTAATATATGACTAATAACAAATTATTACGATTCAATTATCTAGCGAAACAACTTTGATATTCGTTAATGAACCCCTTTTCATAAAAACACTATATTGCGAGcaacaataataatcaaagCGAAAGGCCAAAAATT encodes:
- the LOC130613929 gene encoding transmembrane protein 143-like, with translation MMYHYHKKILVNLNLYRCCLYNAQKQCFSLENSRTQQKEIDLSPGSKCSSETLTNRKFIPITRRTLIRKVGAQSYLVHEDEKEKFDKLVAGLESALSQNFHGVLSDLKQLYDPLNPDKETMIAMHIGPKERLDNEFRLLEKLSVQLQNANFQELSREHISYALAEHPVYEGVLVHVDMKNYDVLRFWVLSEDEMPLVSNSWTDRVRNFINVRVKKWPKTVRTYKRVVLAVRTKKQNKLMLKAFKDIPKNGLEYFLPEGKIKMSKYDKGFIATTVSIGVLSIFVKILSALTEYYVSWTYAVGGITGLLALRSWNAYKNKRNKYLINLSKSLYFKSIANNRALLTLIVDRSEDEILKSILLAYTFIRMENSLKAASVQATTSEIDVATMVTVNELKNAIDSWMKNRFNIDVDFDAQLALKHLEEFGLLKVRNLGKNVHLSVPSLDKAIELLPAPELYDNREEELEIEDIFPENDLEILDMSEKRKQLNAESGSLGWK